One Mycobacterium paraseoulense genomic window, CACCCGGCACAGCCCCGCCGTGGCACTCGACGCGCTCACCGCCCGGCTGGGCCGCGCCTGCCGGGCGGAGGTGCACGGCCGCGTGCTCGGGAGCGGGCTGGAGATGGCGGCGTTCTGCGGTTGGGTGGCCGCGCGGCATGATTCGGTGTTCGGGCTGCCCGAACTCGAGCTGGGGCTGATCCCGGGCGCCGGCGGGACGCTCAGCGTCACCCGCCGGATCGGCCGGTGGCGCACCGCCTATCTGGTGTTGTCCGGCCGCACCATCGACGCCGGCACCGCGTTGGCCTGGGGTCTGGTCGACGAGGTCTACGCGTAAAACGTTGTCAGAAGCCTGAATACGTGGTGGTCGTGGTGGACGGCAGGTGCGAGACGGCGAAGACGCCGATGGCGACGTAGACGAGCACGAGGATGACGGCGAAGACGGCCCCGACGGCGGCACCGATGATGGCCCACTTCTTGGCGCTCTCCGCCGCCGCCTGAGCCTCGGCGTAGCGGCCTTGCGCCCACAGCCCGGACACCTTGGTGGAGTAGACGATCGAGACGATTCCGATCGGCAGGCAGCACAGCACGGTGCACAGGATGGCCCAGACGAGGTAGTTCTCCGGTTCCGGCTGGCCCGGCCAACCCGGTTGGGGCGGCTGCCAGCCCGGTTGCTGGCCTGGCCAGCCCGGTTGCTGACCCTGCCAAGGCTGCTGCTGGCCCTGCCATTCCGGCGGCTGA contains:
- a CDS encoding CD225/dispanin family protein, translating into MSYPPGPYEGSPEWQGQPPEWQGQQQPWQGQQPGWPGQQPGWQPPQPGWPGQPEPENYLVWAILCTVLCCLPIGIVSIVYSTKVSGLWAQGRYAEAQAAAESAKKWAIIGAAVGAVFAVILVLVYVAIGVFAVSHLPSTTTTTYSGF